From the genome of Cryptococcus depauperatus CBS 7841 chromosome 1, complete sequence, one region includes:
- a CDS encoding ribosomal protein L14 produces MIGLKGVLNVIDNTGALRVECINVLKVKTKRKTAGFATVGDEIVCVVNKARPIPAHEVIKNPSSSSNIQKVRKGDIRRAVVVRTKKQLQRPDGSVVRFDDTAAVLLNNKGEMLGTRIVGPVASELRRIKGGAAGAGGRWGKILMLAPKVV; encoded by the exons atgataGGGTTGAAGGGCGTTCTCAAT GTCATCGACAATACGGGTGCTCTCAGAGTCGAGTGCATCAATGTCTTAAAGGTCAAGACCAAGCGAAAAACTGCTGGTTTCGCTACTGTTG GAGACGAGATTGTCTGCGTCGTGAACAAGGCTCGTCCCATCCCCGCGCATGAAGTTATCAAAAATCCCTCCTCCTCATCCAATATCCAAAAAGTCCGAAAAGGAGATATTCGTCGAGCTGTCGTTGTTCGCACTAAGAAACAGCTTCAAAGACCAGATGGAAGTGTTGTTAGATTTGATGATACAGCTGCGGTTTTGTTAAATAACAAGGGAGAGATGTTGGGAACCAGGATAGTTGGACCTGTGGCCAGTGAGCTGAGAAGGATCAAGGGTGGTGCAGCAGGagctggaggaagatggggGAAAATCCTTATGTTGGCTCCCAAG GTTGTGTAG